In one window of Photorhabdus laumondii subsp. laumondii DNA:
- the rph gene encoding ribonuclease PH, whose protein sequence is MRPTGRAAEQVRPITITRHYTKHAEGSVLVEFGDTKVLCNASVEEGVPRFLKGQGQGWVTAEYGMLPRSTHTRNAREAARGKQGGRTMEIQRLIARSLRAAVDLKKLGEYTITLDCDVIQADGGTRTASITGACVALVDALNKIVEAGKLKESPLKSMVAAVSVGIVDGEGRCDLEYVEDSAAETDMNVVMMEDGRMIEVQGTAEGEPFSHDELLSLLALAKGGLEDIFDAQRNALKQNALK, encoded by the coding sequence ATGCGCCCAACAGGAAGAGCGGCAGAACAAGTGCGTCCTATCACGATAACCCGTCATTATACTAAGCACGCGGAAGGTTCGGTTCTAGTAGAGTTTGGCGATACTAAAGTGTTATGTAATGCCTCCGTTGAAGAAGGGGTTCCTCGTTTCTTGAAAGGTCAGGGGCAGGGCTGGGTGACGGCGGAATATGGCATGTTACCGCGGTCTACTCATACCCGAAATGCTCGTGAAGCAGCTAGAGGCAAACAGGGCGGGCGTACGATGGAAATCCAGCGTTTAATTGCCCGTTCGCTGCGCGCCGCTGTTGATTTAAAAAAACTGGGTGAATACACCATTACACTGGATTGTGATGTTATTCAGGCTGATGGCGGTACCCGTACCGCTTCTATTACTGGTGCTTGTGTCGCGCTAGTTGATGCGTTGAATAAAATAGTTGAAGCAGGCAAGCTGAAAGAGAGTCCTCTGAAATCAATGGTTGCTGCGGTCTCTGTTGGCATTGTGGATGGTGAAGGTCGTTGTGATCTGGAATATGTGGAAGATTCCGCCGCTGAAACTGATATGAACGTCGTGATGATGGAAGATGGCCGGATGATTGAAGTGCAAGGCACTGCGGAAGGCGAGCCATTTAGTCATGATGAGTTGTTATCCTTATTGGCTCTTGCCAAGGGAGGATTAGAGGATATTTTTGATGCGCAGAGAAATGCGTTAAAACAAAATGCATTAAAATAA
- a CDS encoding YicC/YloC family endoribonuclease translates to MIRSMTAFARRDIKSEWGNAAWELRSVNQRYLETYIRLPEQFRSLEPVIRERIRSRLTRGKVECNLRFELDSRSQGELILNETLAKQLVNAANWVKQQSNEGEINPVDILRWPGVMAAEEQDLDAINTQLLQELDTTLDAFIQSREAEGNALKIMIEQRLDAVTEEVGKVRQQMPEIMQWQRERLQTKLEEAQVQLENNRLEQELVLLAQRLDVAEELDRLDAHTKETRNILKKKEAVGRRLDFMMQEFNRESNTLASKSINADITNSAIELKVLIEQMREQIQNIE, encoded by the coding sequence ATGATCCGTAGTATGACTGCTTTTGCACGGCGAGATATCAAAAGTGAATGGGGAAATGCGGCTTGGGAACTACGCTCCGTTAATCAGCGTTATTTAGAAACTTATATCCGCCTACCAGAACAATTCAGAAGCTTGGAACCGGTGATCCGTGAGCGCATTCGTTCCCGTCTGACTCGCGGAAAAGTTGAGTGCAACTTACGTTTTGAACTGGATTCACGCTCTCAAGGCGAACTTATCCTGAATGAAACTTTAGCAAAACAGCTAGTCAATGCGGCGAACTGGGTCAAACAACAGAGCAACGAAGGTGAAATCAACCCTGTTGATATTCTGCGTTGGCCTGGCGTTATGGCCGCAGAAGAGCAAGACCTGGATGCTATCAACACTCAATTGTTGCAAGAACTGGATACAACACTGGATGCCTTTATTCAAAGCCGTGAAGCCGAAGGCAACGCACTTAAAATTATGATTGAACAACGTTTGGACGCAGTAACCGAAGAAGTCGGTAAAGTTCGCCAACAAATGCCTGAAATCATGCAATGGCAGCGGGAACGCCTGCAAACCAAATTGGAAGAAGCGCAGGTACAGCTTGAAAATAACCGTCTTGAGCAAGAGTTAGTTTTACTGGCTCAACGCCTCGATGTGGCAGAAGAGTTAGATCGCCTTGATGCCCACACCAAAGAAACCCGTAATATTCTAAAGAAAAAAGAAGCCGTCGGCCGCCGACTGGATTTTATGATGCAGGAATTCAATCGCGAATCTAATACGCTTGCCTCCAAATCTATCAACGCCGATATCACTAACTCCGCTATTGAATTGAAAGTGCTAATCGAACAGATGAGGGAGCAGATTCAGAATATTGAGTAA
- the tenpIN gene encoding type III toxin-antitoxin system TenpIN family toxin, which yields MILRQIKQDVYNRLCENRPQVLEKNRGYGVISITLNGLTFAVPLRSNLNHPNGFKTIFIKEKKCWSGLDYSKALLIDVDDLEPQAFKLKMEKEYEKLKANEKKIEVEFGAYVQGYIEYINTGEGDDRCYKFTTLQYFHRDLGL from the coding sequence ATGATATTGCGCCAGATCAAACAAGATGTCTACAACAGGCTTTGTGAAAATAGACCGCAAGTTTTAGAAAAAAATAGGGGGTATGGCGTTATATCGATTACTTTAAACGGACTTACATTCGCAGTCCCTTTACGAAGTAATCTAAATCATCCTAATGGGTTCAAGACTATCTTCATAAAGGAAAAAAAATGCTGGAGTGGCTTAGATTACTCAAAAGCTTTACTCATTGATGTTGATGATCTAGAACCACAAGCTTTTAAGCTAAAAATGGAAAAAGAGTATGAAAAGTTAAAAGCAAACGAAAAAAAGATCGAGGTGGAATTTGGGGCTTATGTTCAAGGATACATTGAATACATAAATACTGGTGAGGGTGATGATCGTTGTTATAAATTTACTACACTCCAGTATTTCCATAGAGATTTGGGCTTATAG